In a genomic window of Curtobacterium flaccumfaciens pv. betae:
- a CDS encoding DUF3039 domain-containing protein — MSMTEPSGGLDVMDRELEKLLEDEAIEPGDHERFSHYVKKDKILQSAMSGKPVKALCGKKWIPGRDPEKFPVCPDCKAIYEKMKAE; from the coding sequence ATGAGCATGACGGAACCAAGCGGCGGCCTCGACGTGATGGACCGGGAGCTCGAGAAGCTCCTCGAAGACGAAGCGATCGAACCCGGTGACCACGAGCGGTTCTCGCACTACGTGAAGAAGGACAAGATCTTGCAGTCGGCCATGTCCGGCAAGCCGGTGAAGGCCCTGTGCGGCAAGAAGTGGATCCCGGGTCGCGACCCGGAGAAGTTCCCGGTCTGCCCGGACTGCAAGGCCATCTACGAGAAGATGAAGGCCGAGTAG
- a CDS encoding ABC transporter ATP-binding protein produces MPARAENEDVYATADAAWMTEAGDADEADTAAAAEGDAADDDTGDTDADDAATDDAMTDATTDTRTDATTDTRTDGATTDTRADATTDTRTDASTDDRIDDAAAAAPRPAKARNGKGRTKRPTKAAPRTDAEPPVPTDADDVTDDAGRATTATPPATKKRAPRSAAPKQPQTLQPVVLAASGLVKRYGQTLAVDEVDLEIRQGSIFGVVGPNGAGKTTTLSMITGLLRPDAGSVTVLDHDVWADPTAAKRSLGVLPDRLRLFDRLTGAQLLYYSATLRGLDGATARKRSADLAEAFGLGEALGRQVADYSVGMAKKIALAATLIHSPRVLVLDEPFESVDPVSAATITDILRRYTRGGGTVVLSSHSMELVQRTCDSVAIIVGGKVLASGTMAQVRGRKSLEDKFVELAGGRVVAESMEWLHSFSG; encoded by the coding sequence ATGCCAGCGCGAGCAGAGAACGAGGACGTGTACGCCACGGCCGACGCTGCCTGGATGACCGAGGCGGGGGACGCCGACGAAGCGGACACCGCCGCGGCTGCTGAGGGCGACGCAGCCGACGACGACACGGGGGACACTGATGCGGACGACGCCGCCACTGATGACGCGATGACCGACGCGACGACGGACACCCGTACCGACGCGACGACGGACACCCGTACCGACGGCGCCACGACGGACACCCGCGCCGACGCGACGACGGACACCCGCACGGACGCGTCGACGGATGACCGCATCGACGACGCGGCCGCCGCCGCGCCGCGCCCCGCGAAGGCGCGCAACGGCAAGGGGCGCACCAAGCGCCCGACGAAGGCCGCCCCGCGGACCGACGCCGAGCCTCCCGTCCCGACCGACGCGGACGACGTGACGGACGACGCCGGCCGGGCGACCACCGCCACCCCGCCCGCGACGAAGAAGCGTGCGCCGCGCAGCGCCGCACCGAAACAGCCGCAGACGCTCCAGCCCGTCGTGCTCGCAGCGAGCGGCCTGGTCAAGCGGTACGGGCAGACCCTGGCCGTCGACGAGGTCGACCTCGAGATCCGGCAGGGCTCGATCTTCGGCGTGGTCGGCCCGAACGGCGCCGGCAAGACGACGACCCTTTCCATGATCACCGGACTGCTGCGCCCCGACGCCGGCTCGGTGACGGTGCTCGACCACGACGTCTGGGCAGACCCGACGGCGGCGAAGCGCAGTCTCGGCGTCCTGCCGGACCGGCTCCGGCTGTTCGACCGGCTGACCGGTGCGCAGCTCCTGTACTACTCGGCCACGCTCCGCGGGCTCGACGGTGCCACCGCACGGAAGCGCAGCGCCGATCTCGCCGAGGCCTTCGGGCTGGGCGAGGCGCTCGGCCGCCAGGTCGCCGACTACTCGGTCGGCATGGCGAAGAAGATCGCCCTGGCCGCCACCCTGATCCACTCGCCGCGGGTGCTCGTGCTCGACGAGCCCTTCGAGTCGGTCGACCCGGTGAGTGCGGCGACGATCACGGACATCCTGCGCCGGTACACCCGGGGCGGCGGCACGGTCGTGCTCTCGAGTCACTCGATGGAGCTCGTGCAGCGCACCTGTGACTCGGTCGCCATCATCGTCGGCGGCAAGGTCCTGGCGTCCGGCACCATGGCCCAGGTCCGCGGGCGCAAGAGCCTCGAGGACAAGTTCGTCGAACTCGCCGGCGGTCGTGTCGTCGCGGAGAGCATGGAATGGTTGCACAGCTTCTCCGGCTGA
- a CDS encoding DedA family protein, whose amino-acid sequence MHSVALALIPWLDPQYILDHFGAIAVLVVCAIVFAETGLLIGFIFPGDSLLVITGLFAFDRGGEIGGIPIWVAALMIGAAAFLGGELGYYIGKKAGPPIFERKDSGLFSKANVERTNAFFHRFGPLAVILARFVPVVRTFAPIAAGVGRMDYKKYSLYNAIGAVVWGVGVTFLGYFIGHIPFVAHIVREYIDIILLAAVVVTVVPMALTYLRNARKAKHTNDAEATTAPTVDPTL is encoded by the coding sequence ATGCACTCCGTCGCACTCGCCCTGATCCCGTGGCTCGATCCGCAGTACATCCTCGACCACTTCGGGGCCATCGCCGTGCTCGTGGTCTGCGCGATCGTGTTCGCCGAGACCGGTCTCCTCATCGGCTTCATCTTCCCGGGCGACAGCCTGCTGGTCATCACCGGCCTGTTCGCCTTCGACCGCGGTGGCGAGATCGGCGGCATCCCGATCTGGGTCGCGGCGCTGATGATCGGCGCCGCCGCGTTCCTCGGCGGTGAGCTCGGGTACTACATCGGCAAGAAGGCCGGGCCACCGATCTTCGAACGCAAGGACAGCGGGCTCTTCTCGAAGGCGAACGTCGAGCGCACCAACGCGTTCTTCCACCGTTTCGGCCCCCTCGCCGTGATCCTGGCGCGCTTCGTGCCGGTCGTCCGCACCTTCGCCCCGATCGCCGCGGGCGTCGGCCGGATGGACTACAAGAAGTACTCGCTCTACAACGCGATCGGCGCCGTGGTCTGGGGCGTCGGCGTGACGTTCCTCGGGTACTTCATCGGGCACATCCCCTTCGTGGCGCACATCGTCCGCGAGTACATCGACATCATCCTGCTCGCCGCGGTCGTCGTGACCGTCGTGCCGATGGCGCTGACGTACCTGCGCAACGCCCGCAAGGCGAAGCACACGAACGATGCCGAGGCCACCACGGCCCCGACGGTCGACCCGACGCTCTAG
- a CDS encoding ABC transporter permease, with amino-acid sequence MVAQLLRLRADLLAGEVRGTARRSVAVVLASLVGLLAAVFVASRTIALGDADPDLARAVIVPVGTLITFGFTVVPLVVGRSDQLDPRRFAVFGIERRRLAIGLVVAGLVGIPVIGLVVVAIGQVVAWARDPGLGLLAVLGGLLGVATCALLIRVCCTVGSRLIGPQRSRDAGWLVALVIIALSIPTVALLLRVDWLDPQGTEMQRVADIAGWTPWGAAWAVPAEVASGHVGTGVAKLLVAVAVVVLLAWAWWALVGRALETVDDRARTRRYQGLGWFDRFGSAPVSAVAARALTYWVRDPRYRTSYLIILLVPIVVIPLGVAGVPWQWTALVPLPLMALIAGFLPHNDVSYDNTAVWLHVASGAPGWSDRLGRVVPVLVVGAPAIVAGAALSAWLFGDWAAFPLLIGVSASALLSGLGLSSVLSVLMPYPTVRPGDHPFQQPQAAGVTATVAQATMVIGIVLCTVPAVGLAVLAAVQGPEPWSVLTLLVGIGVGAVVLVIGVSAGGRLFDRHGPDLLAAAQRN; translated from the coding sequence ATGGTTGCACAGCTTCTCCGGCTGAGGGCGGACCTGCTCGCGGGCGAGGTCCGGGGCACCGCCCGCCGGTCCGTCGCCGTCGTGCTCGCCAGCCTCGTCGGACTCCTCGCCGCCGTGTTCGTCGCGTCGCGGACCATCGCCCTCGGTGACGCCGACCCGGACCTCGCCCGTGCGGTCATCGTGCCCGTCGGCACCCTGATCACCTTCGGGTTCACGGTCGTGCCACTCGTCGTCGGCCGGAGCGACCAGCTCGACCCGCGGCGCTTCGCGGTGTTCGGCATCGAGCGCCGTCGCCTGGCGATCGGGCTCGTCGTCGCCGGACTCGTCGGCATCCCGGTGATCGGCCTGGTCGTCGTCGCGATCGGACAGGTCGTCGCCTGGGCGCGCGATCCCGGTCTCGGCCTGCTCGCGGTCCTCGGCGGGCTGCTCGGCGTCGCGACCTGCGCGCTCCTGATCCGCGTCTGCTGCACCGTCGGCTCCCGGCTGATCGGGCCGCAGCGCTCCCGCGACGCCGGGTGGCTGGTGGCCCTCGTCATCATCGCGCTCTCGATCCCGACGGTGGCGCTGCTGCTCCGCGTCGACTGGCTGGACCCACAGGGCACCGAGATGCAGCGCGTCGCGGACATCGCCGGCTGGACCCCCTGGGGTGCCGCGTGGGCCGTGCCCGCCGAGGTCGCGAGCGGCCACGTCGGCACGGGTGTCGCGAAGCTCCTCGTCGCGGTCGCCGTCGTCGTGCTCCTCGCCTGGGCATGGTGGGCGCTCGTCGGCCGTGCGCTCGAGACCGTCGACGACCGCGCCCGCACCCGCCGCTACCAGGGCCTGGGCTGGTTCGACCGGTTCGGCTCGGCCCCGGTGTCAGCCGTCGCTGCCCGGGCGCTCACCTACTGGGTGCGCGACCCGCGGTACCGCACGTCGTACCTGATCATCCTGCTCGTGCCGATCGTCGTCATCCCGCTCGGCGTCGCCGGGGTGCCGTGGCAGTGGACCGCCCTCGTACCGCTGCCGCTGATGGCCCTGATCGCCGGGTTCCTGCCGCACAACGACGTCTCGTACGACAACACCGCCGTGTGGCTGCACGTCGCGTCCGGTGCGCCCGGGTGGAGTGACCGGCTCGGTCGTGTCGTTCCCGTGCTGGTCGTGGGGGCGCCCGCGATCGTCGCCGGGGCCGCGCTGTCCGCGTGGCTGTTCGGCGACTGGGCCGCCTTCCCGCTGCTCATCGGCGTCAGCGCGAGCGCCCTGCTGTCCGGGCTCGGGTTGTCGAGCGTCCTGTCCGTGCTCATGCCCTACCCGACGGTGCGCCCGGGCGACCATCCCTTCCAGCAGCCGCAGGCCGCCGGCGTCACCGCCACGGTCGCGCAGGCGACCATGGTGATCGGCATCGTGCTCTGCACGGTCCCCGCTGTCGGCCTCGCGGTGCTCGCCGCCGTGCAGGGACCGGAGCCGTGGTCGGTGCTGACGCTCCTGGTGGGCATCGGGGTCGGTGCCGTCGTGCTCGTGATCGGTGTGTCCGCGGGCGGACGCCTGTTCGACCGCCACGGCCCTGACCTGCTCGCCGCGGCGCAGCGCAACTAG
- the mnmA gene encoding tRNA 2-thiouridine(34) synthase MnmA — protein MRVLAAMSGGVDSAVAAARAVDAGHDVVGVHLALSRMPGTLRTGSRGCCTIEDSMDAQRAASALGIPYYVWDFSARFKEDVVDDFVAEYQAGRTPNPCMRCNERIKFAALLEKALALGFDAVATGHYASIVTGPDGSRELHRSAAWAKDQSYVLGVLTAEQLQHAMFPLGATPSKDEVRAEAAERGLTVAQKPDSYDICFIPDGDTRGWLADRVGTAPGDVVERDGTVVGSHEGATGYTVGQRRGLALGRPAPDGKPRFVLEIRPKDNTVVVGPKEALAVTSMSGSRFTWAGTAPADPATPFACDVQIRAHADPVPATARVQDDVLVIDVDEPLHGVAPGQTAVVYVGTRVLGQCTIDTTVSAVPVDA, from the coding sequence ATGCGTGTTCTTGCGGCGATGAGCGGTGGTGTCGACTCGGCGGTGGCCGCAGCCCGGGCGGTCGACGCCGGCCACGACGTGGTGGGCGTGCACCTGGCCCTGAGCCGGATGCCCGGCACCCTGCGTACCGGCAGCCGCGGATGCTGCACCATCGAGGACTCGATGGACGCCCAGCGCGCCGCGTCGGCCCTCGGGATCCCGTACTACGTGTGGGACTTCTCGGCCCGGTTCAAGGAGGACGTCGTCGACGACTTCGTGGCCGAGTACCAGGCCGGCCGCACCCCGAACCCCTGCATGCGCTGCAACGAGCGGATCAAGTTCGCGGCGCTGCTCGAGAAGGCACTCGCCCTGGGCTTCGACGCCGTCGCGACCGGGCACTACGCCTCGATCGTCACCGGTCCGGACGGCTCCCGTGAACTGCACCGGTCGGCCGCGTGGGCGAAGGACCAGTCGTACGTGCTCGGCGTCCTGACCGCCGAGCAGCTGCAGCACGCGATGTTCCCGCTCGGAGCCACCCCGTCGAAGGACGAGGTCCGGGCCGAGGCCGCCGAGCGCGGGCTGACGGTCGCCCAGAAGCCGGACTCGTACGACATCTGCTTCATCCCGGACGGCGACACCCGCGGCTGGCTGGCGGACCGCGTCGGCACCGCCCCCGGCGACGTCGTCGAGCGTGACGGCACGGTCGTCGGCTCGCACGAGGGTGCCACCGGCTACACCGTCGGACAGCGCCGCGGCCTGGCCCTCGGCCGCCCGGCACCGGACGGCAAGCCCCGGTTCGTGCTCGAGATCCGCCCGAAGGACAACACCGTCGTCGTCGGCCCGAAGGAAGCCCTCGCCGTCACCTCGATGTCCGGCTCGCGGTTCACCTGGGCGGGCACGGCCCCGGCCGACCCCGCGACGCCGTTCGCCTGCGACGTGCAGATCCGCGCGCACGCCGACCCGGTGCCCGCGACCGCCCGGGTGCAGGACGACGTGCTCGTGATCGACGTCGACGAGCCGCTGCACGGGGTCGCTCCCGGGCAGACCGCCGTGGTCTACGTCGGCACGCGCGTGCTCGGCCAGTGCACGATCGACACCACGGTCAGCGCCGTCCCCGTCGACGCCTGA
- a CDS encoding NTP transferase domain-containing protein, producing the protein MTTQIVILAAGMGSRLGRSLPKPLTELSDGRTIMQQQFDNIRAAFGSSARVTIVVGYKSEHIVEAFPDANFVYNESYDSTNTSKSLLRALKATGKSGVLWMNGDVVFDPMALVRAADMIDEGRSFVSVNTDKVSDEEVKYTVDAEGFIHKLSKQVVGGLGEAVGINYVSAADKQALIRQLGRVDDQEYFEGGIEAAIAEDGLRWTPIDISDLYAVEIDFAEDLERANNLFA; encoded by the coding sequence ATGACCACGCAGATCGTGATCCTCGCAGCGGGGATGGGCAGCCGTCTCGGCCGCAGCCTGCCGAAGCCGCTCACGGAGCTCAGTGACGGCCGCACCATCATGCAGCAGCAGTTCGACAACATCCGCGCCGCGTTCGGTTCGAGCGCCCGCGTGACGATCGTCGTCGGCTACAAGTCGGAGCACATCGTCGAGGCGTTCCCCGACGCGAACTTCGTCTACAACGAGTCGTACGACTCCACCAACACCTCGAAGAGCCTGCTGCGTGCCCTCAAGGCCACCGGCAAGAGCGGTGTCCTCTGGATGAACGGCGACGTGGTCTTCGACCCGATGGCGCTCGTCCGTGCGGCCGACATGATCGACGAGGGCCGTTCCTTCGTCAGCGTCAACACCGACAAGGTCTCCGACGAAGAGGTCAAGTACACCGTCGACGCCGAGGGCTTCATCCACAAGCTCTCCAAGCAGGTCGTCGGGGGTCTCGGCGAAGCCGTCGGGATCAACTACGTCTCCGCCGCCGACAAGCAGGCCCTCATCCGGCAGCTCGGTCGCGTCGACGACCAGGAGTACTTCGAGGGCGGCATCGAGGCTGCCATCGCCGAGGACGGGCTACGCTGGACGCCGATCGACATCTCTGACCTGTACGCGGTCGAGATCGACTTCGCCGAGGACCTCGAGCGCGCGAACAACCTGTTCGCCTGA
- the rdgB gene encoding RdgB/HAM1 family non-canonical purine NTP pyrophosphatase, whose product MTSREVVLATHNQGKVVELREILGSALGEGVELVGYDGPEPVEDGDSYAANALIKARAAVAHTGLPALADDSGIAVDALGGAPGIHSARYAGTRSDADNIALLLTNLQGVVERTAAFVCAAAFVTPDGQEHVVEAVWNGEVLTEPVGDGGHGYDPVFRPDDADRSSAELTRDEKNALSHRSKAFRGIAPIVREHFGV is encoded by the coding sequence GTGACGTCCCGCGAGGTGGTGCTGGCCACCCACAACCAGGGCAAGGTCGTCGAACTGCGCGAGATCCTCGGGTCGGCGCTCGGCGAGGGTGTCGAACTCGTCGGGTACGACGGTCCCGAGCCGGTCGAGGACGGCGACAGCTACGCGGCGAACGCCCTGATCAAGGCGCGTGCCGCGGTCGCACACACGGGGCTGCCGGCGCTCGCCGACGACTCCGGGATCGCGGTCGACGCCCTCGGGGGCGCACCGGGCATCCACTCGGCCCGCTACGCCGGCACCCGCTCGGACGCCGACAACATCGCGCTGCTGCTCACGAACCTGCAGGGTGTCGTCGAGCGGACCGCCGCGTTCGTGTGCGCAGCGGCCTTCGTGACGCCCGACGGTCAGGAGCACGTCGTCGAGGCGGTCTGGAACGGCGAGGTGCTGACCGAGCCCGTCGGTGACGGCGGGCACGGCTACGACCCGGTGTTCCGGCCGGACGACGCCGACCGCTCGTCGGCGGAGCTCACCCGCGACGAGAAGAACGCCCTGTCGCACCGCAGCAAGGCGTTCCGGGGCATCGCGCCGATCGTGCGGGAGCACTTCGGCGTCTGA
- the rph gene encoding ribonuclease PH produces MTDNLRVDGRTATDHRPVTIERGWSTQAEGSALISFGNTKVLCTASFTNGVPRWLAGKGTGWVTAEYSMLPRSTNERMQRESIKGKVGGRTHEISRLIGRSLRAVVDTKALGENTLVIDCDVLQADGGTRTASITGAYVAMADAIEWGRAKGFIAKKATPLTDSVQAISVGIVKGEPMLDLAYTEDSAADTDMNIVTTGSGKFIEVQGTAEHAPFDRDELNVLLDLGLAGNQSLAAIQRSVLGLA; encoded by the coding sequence ATGACCGACAACCTCCGCGTCGACGGCCGTACCGCCACCGACCACCGTCCCGTCACCATCGAGCGGGGGTGGAGCACGCAGGCCGAGGGCAGCGCGCTCATCTCCTTCGGCAACACCAAGGTGCTCTGCACCGCGTCGTTCACCAACGGCGTGCCCCGCTGGCTCGCCGGCAAGGGCACCGGGTGGGTCACCGCCGAGTACTCGATGCTGCCGCGGTCGACCAACGAGCGCATGCAGCGCGAGTCCATCAAGGGCAAGGTCGGCGGCCGCACGCACGAGATCTCCCGCCTGATCGGGCGTTCGCTCCGCGCCGTCGTCGACACGAAGGCCCTGGGCGAGAACACCCTCGTCATCGACTGCGACGTGCTGCAGGCCGACGGCGGCACCCGCACGGCGTCGATCACGGGCGCGTACGTCGCGATGGCCGACGCGATCGAGTGGGGCCGCGCCAAGGGCTTCATCGCGAAGAAGGCCACCCCGCTCACCGACAGCGTGCAGGCGATCTCGGTCGGCATCGTCAAGGGGGAGCCGATGCTCGACCTGGCCTACACCGAGGACTCCGCCGCGGACACCGACATGAACATCGTCACGACGGGGTCGGGCAAGTTCATCGAGGTGCAGGGCACCGCCGAGCACGCGCCGTTCGACCGAGACGAGCTGAACGTCCTGCTCGACCTCGGCCTGGCCGGCAACCAGTCGCTCGCGGCGATCCAGCGTTCGGTCCTGGGTCTGGCGTGA
- the murI gene encoding glutamate racemase encodes MTDAPIGVFDSGVGGLTVARAIIDQLPRESIRYVGDTLHSPYGPKPIADVRRYALEVMDDLVEQGVKALVIACNTASSAVLRDARERYEQAYGIPVVEVIQPAARAAVKQTRTGRIGVIGTVGTIASRAYEDAFAVAADVTLTTAACPRFVEFVEAGDTSSPSLREIAAGYLDPIRAADVDTLVLGCTHYPLMSAAIQFVMGPEVTLVSSAEETANDVYRRLVEHGLERTATTAPTYSFEATGDDKNGFIRLARRFLGPEVSSVGHLQTGAITLPRTERTP; translated from the coding sequence GTGACGGATGCACCGATCGGAGTCTTCGACAGCGGGGTCGGCGGTCTCACCGTGGCCCGCGCCATCATCGACCAGCTCCCGCGCGAGAGCATCCGGTACGTCGGCGACACCCTGCACTCGCCCTACGGCCCGAAGCCCATCGCCGACGTCCGCCGCTACGCGCTCGAGGTCATGGACGACCTGGTCGAGCAGGGCGTGAAGGCCCTGGTGATCGCGTGCAACACGGCCTCGTCCGCCGTGCTCCGCGACGCCCGCGAACGGTACGAGCAGGCGTACGGCATCCCCGTGGTCGAGGTCATCCAGCCCGCGGCCCGCGCCGCCGTCAAGCAGACCCGCACGGGCCGCATCGGGGTCATCGGCACCGTCGGCACCATCGCGTCGCGCGCTTACGAGGACGCCTTCGCGGTCGCCGCCGACGTCACGCTGACCACCGCCGCGTGCCCCCGGTTCGTCGAGTTCGTCGAAGCGGGGGACACCTCGTCGCCGTCGCTGCGCGAGATCGCGGCCGGGTACCTCGACCCGATCCGTGCCGCCGACGTGGACACCCTCGTGCTCGGCTGCACCCACTACCCGCTCATGTCCGCCGCGATCCAGTTCGTCATGGGTCCGGAGGTCACGCTCGTCTCCAGCGCCGAGGAGACCGCGAACGACGTCTACCGCCGGCTCGTGGAGCACGGGCTCGAGCGCACCGCGACCACCGCCCCGACCTACTCGTTCGAGGCGACGGGCGACGACAAGAACGGCTTCATCCGGCTCGCCCGGCGCTTCCTCGGTCCCGAGGTCTCGAGCGTCGGCCACCTCCAGACGGGGGCCATCACGCTGCCCCGCACCGAAAGGACCCCATGA
- a CDS encoding MFS transporter, giving the protein MATTGNDSFDFRSVLLSGFLPAALFAIGEGAIIPIIPIAADSLGASLAFAGFVASLILVGELIGDVPSGIVVARIGERNAMIGAALVSVVGLVVATTAANAWVLALGVFLVGVSTAVFALARHAYMTTAIPLRIRARALSSLGGVFRFGYFVGPFIAAGVIHLTGTTSSAFWIHVVCCLAAATVLLVLRDPATGTRGLRLPPRASRHSADHATDASDHATEPPADTGAQFVQQEAQGLFRTIRANGAVLLRLGSGAGLIGAMRAGRQVILPLWAVSVGLDDSTAALVIGIAGAVDFALFYTSGQIMDRWGRLASALPCMLGLSISYFLLAWSGHLDARVGWFVAIAMGMSLANGVGSGILMTLGADLAPRDAPAPFLGAWRFTGDFGSAAAPLLISGVTAVASIAVASGVMGVLGLVGAGILLRYVPRYLPRPLR; this is encoded by the coding sequence ATGGCCACGACGGGGAACGACTCATTCGACTTCCGGTCCGTCCTGCTGTCCGGGTTCCTGCCCGCCGCGCTCTTCGCGATCGGCGAGGGCGCGATCATCCCGATCATCCCGATCGCCGCCGACTCCCTCGGCGCCAGCCTGGCGTTCGCGGGCTTCGTCGCCTCGCTCATCCTGGTCGGCGAGCTCATCGGCGACGTGCCGTCCGGCATCGTCGTCGCCCGCATCGGTGAGCGGAACGCGATGATCGGCGCCGCGCTCGTCTCGGTGGTCGGGCTCGTCGTCGCCACGACGGCCGCGAACGCCTGGGTCCTGGCGCTCGGGGTGTTCCTGGTCGGCGTCTCCACCGCGGTGTTCGCGCTCGCCCGGCACGCCTACATGACCACCGCGATCCCCCTGCGGATCCGGGCCCGGGCGCTGTCGAGCCTGGGCGGCGTCTTCCGCTTCGGCTACTTCGTCGGCCCCTTCATCGCCGCCGGCGTCATCCACCTGACCGGCACCACGAGCAGCGCCTTCTGGATCCACGTCGTCTGCTGCCTGGCGGCGGCGACCGTGCTCCTGGTGCTGCGCGACCCGGCGACGGGCACACGTGGCCTGCGGTTGCCGCCACGGGCCTCCCGGCACTCGGCCGACCACGCGACCGACGCGAGCGACCACGCGACCGAACCGCCCGCCGACACCGGTGCGCAGTTCGTCCAGCAGGAGGCGCAGGGCCTCTTCCGCACCATCCGCGCGAACGGGGCGGTCCTGCTGCGACTCGGCAGTGGTGCCGGCCTGATCGGCGCGATGCGCGCCGGACGGCAGGTGATCCTGCCGCTCTGGGCGGTGAGCGTCGGCCTCGACGACTCGACCGCGGCCCTCGTGATCGGCATCGCCGGAGCCGTCGACTTCGCGCTGTTCTACACGAGCGGGCAGATCATGGACCGGTGGGGACGGCTCGCGAGCGCCCTGCCCTGCATGCTCGGCCTGAGCATCAGCTACTTCCTGCTCGCCTGGAGCGGCCACCTGGACGCCCGGGTCGGCTGGTTCGTCGCGATCGCGATGGGCATGTCCCTGGCCAACGGCGTCGGTTCCGGCATCCTCATGACGCTCGGCGCGGACCTCGCACCGCGCGACGCCCCGGCACCGTTCCTGGGGGCCTGGCGGTTCACCGGCGACTTCGGGTCGGCGGCGGCACCGCTCCTCATCTCCGGCGTGACCGCCGTCGCGTCCATCGCGGTCGCGAGCGGGGTGATGGGGGTGCTCGGCCTGGTCGGCGCGGGCATCCTGCTCCGGTACGTCCCCCGGTACCTGCCGCGCCCGCTGCGCTGA
- a CDS encoding nicotinate phosphoribosyltransferase — protein sequence MTSALLTDQYELTMVDAALKDGTADRRCVFEVFARRLPDGRRYGVAAGLGRFLTALGDFRFGDEEIGFLRDRGVIDAGTASWLADYRFSGDVRAYREGEVYFPNSPILQIEGTFAEAVVLETLALSIFNADSAIASAAARMVSAADGRPLAEMGSRRTGEWNAVAAARAAYIAGFGATSNLEAGRTWGIPTMGTAAHAFTLLHDSEEQAFRSQLDALGSGTTLLVDTYDIEAAVETAVRLTDGKLGGVRIDSGDLPSVVAAVRAQLDRLGATGTKITVTNDLDEYTIAALRAAPVDSYGVGTSVVSGSGHPAAGMVFKLVAHRDADGGDWVPVAKKSADKASIGGRKEAGRRLRNGVATAEIVLTGAQVGPDERSLLVPVVSGGEVDPAFLGTQGVEAARAHHKRAKAELPADASRIGRGDPAIPTLVI from the coding sequence GTGACCAGCGCGCTCCTCACCGACCAGTACGAGCTCACCATGGTGGACGCCGCCCTGAAGGACGGCACCGCCGACCGCCGATGCGTCTTCGAGGTGTTCGCCCGGCGGCTGCCGGACGGCCGCCGCTACGGTGTGGCGGCCGGACTCGGACGCTTCCTCACCGCCCTCGGCGACTTCCGCTTCGGCGACGAGGAGATCGGGTTCCTGCGCGACCGCGGCGTCATCGACGCCGGCACCGCCTCGTGGCTCGCCGACTACCGGTTCAGCGGCGACGTCCGCGCCTACCGGGAGGGCGAGGTCTACTTCCCGAACTCCCCCATCCTGCAGATCGAGGGCACCTTCGCCGAGGCCGTCGTGCTCGAGACCCTCGCCCTGAGCATCTTCAACGCGGACTCCGCGATCGCCTCGGCCGCCGCCCGCATGGTGTCCGCCGCCGACGGCCGCCCGCTCGCCGAGATGGGCTCCCGCCGCACCGGTGAGTGGAACGCCGTGGCCGCCGCCCGTGCCGCGTACATCGCCGGCTTCGGTGCGACGAGCAACCTCGAGGCCGGCCGCACCTGGGGCATCCCCACGATGGGCACCGCCGCGCACGCCTTCACGCTGCTGCACGACTCCGAGGAGCAGGCGTTCCGTTCGCAGCTCGACGCGCTCGGCAGCGGCACGACCCTGCTCGTCGACACCTACGACATCGAGGCCGCGGTCGAGACGGCCGTCCGCCTCACCGACGGCAAGCTCGGCGGCGTCCGGATCGACAGCGGCGACCTGCCGTCCGTCGTCGCCGCCGTGCGTGCGCAGCTCGACCGCCTCGGCGCGACGGGCACGAAGATCACGGTGACGAACGACCTCGACGAGTACACGATCGCCGCGCTCCGAGCCGCCCCGGTCGACTCGTACGGCGTCGGTACCTCGGTCGTCTCCGGCTCCGGGCACCCGGCCGCCGGCATGGTGTTCAAGCTCGTCGCGCACCGGGACGCGGACGGCGGCGACTGGGTCCCCGTCGCCAAGAAGTCGGCCGACAAGGCGTCGATCGGCGGCCGGAAGGAGGCGGGCCGACGACTCCGCAACGGCGTCGCGACCGCCGAGATCGTGCTCACGGGTGCGCAGGTCGGCCCGGACGAGCGGTCGCTGCTGGTCCCCGTCGTCAGCGGCGGCGAGGTCGACCCGGCGTTCCTCGGCACGCAGGGCGTCGAGGCCGCACGCGCGCACCACAAGCGCGCGAAGGCGGAGCTGCCCGCCGACGCGTCACGCATCGGGCGCGGCGACCCGGCCATCCCCACCCTGGTGATCTAG